In a single window of the Pelodiscus sinensis isolate JC-2024 chromosome 18, ASM4963464v1, whole genome shotgun sequence genome:
- the SPO11 gene encoding meiotic recombination protein SPO11 isoform X6: protein MSLSLPGVTDWSAFTFLDHHRTALLQSIKEESREETRIEETGPSNNIREITCSEILGAIENVIQDIVTSLARNKAPVLTLVNRSDWRNIQFKDSVGLQMISHHTTRKIKSDCPKSATKFALILKMLSVIYKMVQDNTYATKRDIYYSDTLLFGSQSVVDNIVNDISCMLKIPRRSLHILSTTKGCISGNLSYTEEDGTKVNCTCNATAVIVPSNVQGIRNVITDAKFILIVEKDATFQRLLDDDFCNKLSPCIMITGKGVPDLNTRLLVRKLWDTCHIPIFTLMDADPHDHPSKLCNFSYVNNGAEINVLRSTYCPVFITSMSFEAHHLTVPAIRWLGLLPSDIERWKLWQHLK, encoded by the exons ATGTCTCTGTCCCTTCCTGGGGTGACAGACTGGTCGGCATTCACCTTCCTGGACCACCACAGGACTGCCCTGCTGCAGTCCATCAAGGAAGAAAGCAGAGAAGAGACTAGAATTGAGGAAACTGGCCCCTCCAATAACATTCGTGAAATCACTTG TTCTGAGATCCTTGGAGCAATAGAAAATGTTATACAAGATATAGTTACAAGTTTGGCCAGAAACAAAGCACCTGTTCTCACCTTGGTTAACAGATCAGATTGGAGAAATATACA GTTTAAAGATTCAGTAGGTCTACAGATGATATCTCATCATaccacaagaaaaataaaaagtgacTGCCCTAAATCAGCAACAAAATTTG CTCTAATTCTTAAAATGTTATCTGTGATCTACAAGATGGTGCAGGACAATACGTATGCAACCAAAAG AGATATATATTATAGTGATACACTACTGTTTGGTAGCCAGAGTGTTGTGGACAATATAGTCAATGACATTTCCTGCATGCTTAAGATACCGAGAAGAAGTCTACACATA CTGTCTACAACTAAAGGTTGCATTTCTGGTAACTTAAGTTATACTGAGGAAGATGGTACAAAAGTGAATTGTACATGCAATGCAACG gCAGTCATTGTGCCATCTAATGTTCAAGGAATTAGAA ATGTGATCACAGATGCAAAATTTATACTAATTGTAGAAAAAGATGCAACTTTTCAGAGGCTCCTGGATGATGACTTCTGCAATAAATTGTCTCCATGCATAATGATTACG GGAAAAGGAGTACCAGATCTGAACACAAGACTTCTAGTGAGAAAGTTGTGGGATACATGTCATATTCCTATCTTCACCCTCATGGATGCAGATCCACATG ACCATCCATCCAAGttatgcaactttagctatgtgAATAATGGAGCTGAAATCAacgtacttagatctacttactgccCTGTCTTCATCACA